In the Flavisolibacter tropicus genome, one interval contains:
- a CDS encoding site-specific integrase, with translation MKVSIVFYPNKAKKSTKTGKIPMYLRVCMNGQKAETRLNADVTMQDLNKWDLATMRFSDRNSKANQIINSIDQKFTEFKILNATTLSKYTAKRIIDVIMKDGETSNIVALAYIENYYNKVVVNKSKIAKGTIKGYRKAINHMIKFLELRKTPGILLSEINNNVALEFNDYLKGNKHCQNRKGMTDASAAGIIKKFRTIIDRAINEELLERNPFKIIKLNNTSPMRDRLTASQLKQLNDLDLTNFPTQALYRDLFLFQVYTGLAYIDAMLLKNENLELRPDGNIKLKTTRLKTEEPVEQFLTSHAIEIIKKYKSKPENQITGLVLPTRSNQKVNVQLKMLAELANIPIKLTSHIGRHTFRQMLSEAGIEDYGVIARMMGRSRRGDIDSVYYAITETGLLEAKRKFEVFLGKTFYEVAA, from the coding sequence TCCGTGTATGCATGAATGGCCAAAAAGCAGAAACTAGGCTCAATGCAGATGTAACTATGCAGGATTTAAATAAGTGGGATTTAGCCACTATGCGATTTAGTGATAGGAATTCAAAAGCCAATCAAATAATTAATAGCATAGATCAGAAGTTTACCGAATTTAAAATCCTTAATGCCACCACTCTTAGTAAGTATACTGCAAAACGGATAATTGATGTCATTATGAAGGATGGCGAAACTTCAAATATTGTAGCTCTGGCATATATAGAAAACTACTACAACAAAGTAGTAGTAAATAAATCTAAGATTGCTAAGGGCACCATCAAAGGCTATAGAAAGGCTATTAATCACATGATCAAGTTTTTGGAACTGCGAAAAACACCAGGCATTCTTCTTTCAGAAATTAATAACAATGTGGCTTTAGAATTCAACGATTATCTGAAGGGCAATAAGCATTGCCAAAATAGAAAAGGTATGACTGATGCTTCTGCGGCTGGTATTATTAAAAAGTTCAGAACCATAATTGATCGGGCAATAAATGAGGAACTACTAGAAAGAAATCCTTTTAAAATAATAAAGCTGAACAATACCTCGCCTATGAGAGATAGGCTAACGGCTTCTCAATTAAAGCAGCTTAATGATTTAGATCTTACAAACTTTCCAACGCAAGCTCTATATAGGGATCTATTCCTATTTCAAGTATATACAGGACTTGCATACATCGATGCTATGTTACTCAAAAACGAAAATTTAGAACTTAGGCCCGATGGTAACATCAAATTAAAAACAACCAGGTTAAAAACGGAAGAACCAGTAGAACAATTTCTCACCTCGCATGCAATTGAAATAATCAAAAAGTATAAGTCAAAACCGGAAAATCAGATTACTGGCCTCGTTCTACCAACACGATCCAATCAGAAGGTTAACGTTCAATTAAAAATGCTTGCAGAGCTAGCTAACATCCCCATAAAGCTCACTTCTCATATTGGGCGACATACATTCAGGCAAATGCTTTCAGAGGCTGGAATTGAAGATTATGGGGTAATAGCTAGAATGATGGGTCGAAGCAGACGAGGAGATATTGATAGCGTGTACTATGCAATAACTGAAACAGGGCTTCTTGAGGCTAAACGAAAGTTTGAAGTATTTTTGGGCAAAACCTTTTATGAAGTTGCAGCCTGA